The following are encoded in a window of Campylobacter concisus ATCC 51562 genomic DNA:
- a CDS encoding sensor histidine kinase codes for MMGNFNNNKLFIIFSIIFLSLMVVSHMLNRSFVREILINEQLNILKSSSHRIEKWIENKKLSLKSVNSLISNLDHNKDEIIIKDILNKSTQIANFSSVYAGYKDKQTLSSGDFKAPPNYDPTLRPWYQNTIKTDEIYITKPYKDVGLKTSVISICQSIKQGGEIQGVLCGILSFNDIKNEILDLSLDDGGYLFLIDSNQNILLHPNESLELKKAKFDIENLDLIKTQNYETKNEIFTINPLQNSKLILIAKTPKDGIYKKINLQFIRNLAIYIVSALLFLCLGYFYNKKIKNQTELLEKTKREYEVLLFSQAKMIELGQMISSISHQWIQPLNALGIFLGNLVQFKRLGRLSDEIFYDNIDRSLKNIDYMTNTMIMFKNFYKIEEEAQEFNIKEAIDETIFILFSQHSKMQIKVLCKNSKNLKCKNHLNEFKQIITCLIQNSKQALNERKELKYPKIVIAIKESGNFYEIRVIDNANGIDESLREEIFKPFKSTKKSSGLGLYISRLIAVKKCGGELNLSRIRKPTIFTLKIAKEISC; via the coding sequence ATGATGGGAAATTTTAATAACAACAAGCTGTTTATTATATTTTCCATCATCTTCTTATCTTTAATGGTAGTTAGCCACATGCTAAACCGCTCTTTTGTCAGAGAAATTTTGATAAACGAGCAGTTAAATATCCTAAAGAGTTCGAGCCACAGGATAGAAAAGTGGATCGAAAATAAAAAGCTTAGCCTAAAATCAGTAAATTCGCTTATCTCAAATTTAGACCATAACAAAGATGAGATAATCATAAAAGATATATTAAACAAAAGTACACAAATAGCAAATTTCTCAAGCGTTTATGCTGGATATAAAGATAAGCAAACCCTCTCAAGTGGAGACTTTAAAGCACCACCAAACTACGATCCAACGCTTCGCCCTTGGTATCAAAACACTATAAAAACAGATGAAATTTACATCACAAAACCGTATAAAGATGTCGGACTAAAGACCTCAGTCATCTCAATCTGTCAAAGCATAAAACAAGGCGGAGAGATCCAAGGCGTACTATGTGGGATACTATCATTTAATGACATAAAAAATGAGATTTTGGATCTAAGTCTTGATGATGGAGGTTATCTATTTTTGATAGATAGTAATCAAAATATCTTACTTCATCCAAATGAGAGTCTAGAACTTAAAAAAGCTAAATTTGATATAGAAAATTTAGATCTAATTAAAACACAAAACTACGAAACCAAAAACGAAATATTTACTATAAATCCTTTACAAAACTCCAAACTTATCTTGATAGCAAAGACTCCAAAAGATGGGATATATAAAAAGATAAATTTGCAATTCATAAGAAATTTAGCCATCTATATAGTTAGCGCCCTACTCTTTTTATGCCTTGGTTACTTTTATAATAAAAAGATAAAAAACCAAACCGAACTTCTAGAAAAAACAAAAAGAGAGTATGAGGTTTTACTCTTTTCACAAGCTAAAATGATAGAGCTTGGACAGATGATATCATCTATCTCACACCAATGGATACAGCCACTAAATGCCCTTGGCATATTTTTAGGAAATTTAGTACAGTTTAAAAGGCTTGGTAGACTGAGTGATGAAATATTCTACGATAACATTGACCGCTCACTAAAAAATATAGACTATATGACAAACACAATGATAATGTTTAAAAATTTCTACAAAATAGAGGAAGAGGCGCAGGAATTTAATATAAAAGAAGCGATAGACGAGACTATTTTTATACTATTTTCACAGCACTCAAAGATGCAGATAAAGGTACTTTGCAAAAATAGTAAAAACTTAAAATGCAAAAATCATCTAAATGAATTTAAACAGATCATCACCTGTCTCATACAAAACTCAAAGCAAGCCCTAAATGAGCGTAAAGAGCTAAAATATCCAAAAATAGTCATAGCCATAAAAGAGAGTGGAAATTTCTATGAGATTAGAGTGATAGACAATGCAAATGGCATAGATGAAAGCTTAAGAGAAGAAATTTTTAAGCCATTTAAAAGCACCAAAAAGAGCAGTGGTCTTGGGCTATATATCTCACGGTTAATCGCTGTTAAAAAGTGTGGTGGAGAGCTGAATTTAAGCAGAATAAGGAAGCCAACCATCTTTACCTTAAAGATAGCAAAGGAGATAAGTTGCTAG
- a CDS encoding response regulator transcription factor codes for MLDINILQKLKDVSVLLVEDDESTSLAIKQSLEFYCKNIVCAKDGLEGFERYFEDEFDIVVTDINLPNLNGLEMLDEIRKRAPHVRSIIITSFDTSEHMLASIELGAYNYLRKPFKIEELQTTIIMATKDLFESRIKFKKIYEYDMKSKHLFKNGEELQMPKNEAKLFFLLVSNIEKVVSYEVIENYVWGEKSMSNEALRMTIKKIRTKTDADLIKNISGVGYRLSGSN; via the coding sequence TTGCTAGACATAAATATACTACAAAAACTAAAAGATGTCTCGGTTTTGCTGGTAGAGGATGACGAGAGTACAAGCCTTGCTATAAAGCAGTCTTTGGAATTTTACTGCAAAAATATAGTTTGTGCCAAGGATGGGCTTGAAGGCTTTGAGAGATATTTTGAAGATGAGTTTGATATCGTTGTAACTGACATAAATTTGCCAAATTTAAATGGTCTTGAGATGCTTGATGAGATAAGAAAACGAGCACCACACGTAAGATCTATCATCATCACCTCCTTTGATACGAGTGAGCATATGCTAGCCTCCATAGAACTTGGAGCTTATAACTATCTTAGAAAGCCATTTAAGATTGAGGAACTTCAAACTACGATCATAATGGCGACAAAAGATCTTTTTGAAAGTAGGATCAAATTTAAAAAAATTTACGAATACGATATGAAAAGCAAACACCTTTTCAAAAATGGCGAAGAGTTACAAATGCCAAAAAATGAAGCAAAACTCTTCTTTTTACTTGTAAGCAATATAGAAAAAGTAGTAAGCTACGAAGTGATCGAAAACTACGTCTGGGGTGAAAAATCGATGAGTAACGAAGCACTTAGAATGACTATCAAAAAGATAAGAACAAAAACTGATGCCGACCTCATCAAAAACATTTCAGGCGTTGGATATAGACTTAGCGGATCAAACTAA